In Humulus lupulus chromosome 7, drHumLupu1.1, whole genome shotgun sequence, the following are encoded in one genomic region:
- the LOC133790389 gene encoding uncharacterized protein LOC133790389 isoform X1, which produces MAAPAEPFPDEGEAEDELGEAPLERGGPRQRSSFPGGCFVCPDPEGYNAFTQAPLDPGPSGTYFADLPEPPSDLPGPHTFTTPPPVSASGSSVLTQPGAPGVDGEPWVTRMVTSYEQRFIQLASGLPVSDWNGLSNVAQSDLGETLRRTATWVYIVAMRFADSADNLAARAQELERELNETKDKLTRVRTKLANSLKKRTKAVAKASKLQDMVIKLESELQGARATAAAAQARVFSLETDLAAARAEVAASQERVVSLEAERATTEHRSIERALYGVWRQDPNFDFSSFGEYAVARAAGWSARGRRP; this is translated from the exons ATGGCTGCGCCGGCTGAGCCTTTCCCAgacgaaggtgaggctgaggatgagttgggggaagccccccttgaacgcgggggacctcGCCAGCGATCCTCGTTCCCCGGGGGGTGCTTTGtttgccctgaccctgagggctataacgccttcactcaggctcctctcgaccctggaccatcAGGGACTTATTTCGCCGATcttccggagcctccctctgatctaccggGGCCTCACACTTTCACCACGCCCCCTCCCGTTTCGGCGAGCGGATCGTCTGTCCTCACCCAACCAGGTGCCCCTGGTgtggatggggagccctgggtgactcggatggtgACGTCTTACGAGCAGCGATTCATCCaacttgcctcgggcctccccgtatctgactggaaTGGCCTTTCGAATGTTgctcagtcggaccttggggaaaccctaaggcgcaccgcgacttgg gtctatattgtGGCtatgcggtttgccgactcggctgaCAATCTCGCAGCACGGGCtcaggagctcgagagagagcttaatgaaaccaaggaTAAGTTGACaagggttcggaccaaacttgCCAACTCGCTAAAAAAGAGGACGAAAGCAGTTGCCAAGGCCTCGAAGCTGCAGGACATGGTCATCAAGCTAGAGAGCGAGCTCCAGGGTGCCCGGGCTACCGCGGCTGCTGCGCAGGCGAGGGTCTTTTCCCTAGAGACCGATCTTGCAGCTGCTAGAGCTGAGGttgctgcgtcgcaggagagggttgtcTCTTTAGAAGCGGAGAGGGCGACTACTGAGCAtagatccatagagcgcgccctctatggcgtatggaggcaggaccccaacttcgacttctcctcctttggcgagtatGCCGTGGCCCGGGCGGCTGGGTGGAGCGCCCGAGGCAGAAGGCCCTGA
- the LOC133790389 gene encoding uncharacterized protein LOC133790389 isoform X2 yields the protein MSSSFPRFPVTNKNISLEIKGNKTDVVICSYDDHFLVIATQIGTMGTILKARKDEGVLIEPTFDVSVIFGKRDEPMLVACARQLIEHISISGSTKSLILSLGLKDHSMETVKGIVAAVVETRLW from the exons ATGAGCAGCTCATTCCCACGTTTTCCTGTCACCAACAAGAACATCTCTTTGGAAATCAAG GGTAACAAAACAGATGTTGTCATTTGCAGCTACGATGATCATTTCCTT GTTATTGCAACTCAAATAGGAACTATGGGCACAATACTTAAAGCTAG GAAGGATGAAGGGGTATTGATCGAACCAACTTTCGACGTGTCTGTTATTTTTGGCAAAAGAGACGAG CCAATGCTAGTAGCATGCGCTCGTCAGCTAATAGAACACATTAG TATCTCCGGTTCGACCAAATCTTTAATCCTCTCTCTTGGCCTGAAAGATCATTCCATG GAGACTGTGAAGGGCATTGTTGCTGCCGTGGTTGAAACTCGTCTCTGGTGA